The region tgctactgaggccactgtgggggtcattattactactgggatcggtatagggggtcattattactactgaggctactgtggaggtaactattactactgaggcaagtgtgggggatgctattaccactggggccattgtgggggtccctaatactactggggccaccgtgggagccactattgctactgaggccactgtgaggctcactattactactgggatcggtatagggggtcactattactactgaggcaagtgtgggggtcactattaccactggttctactgtgggggtcactattactacttgggccactgtgggggtcacttgctactagggccactgtgggggacactactactactatggccactgtgggagtcactactgcttttgaggccactgtggggcacattattactacttaggcaactgtgggggtactattactattggcaccactatgggtgtcactgttactactgaggctactgtggggacagTATTgcatttgaggccactgtgggggatactattactattggggccactatgggtgtcactattgctactgaggatactgtgggggtcacgattactactgtgacaactgtggggataatattactactggggcaactgtgggggtcactattactactgaggccactgtggggggacactataactGCTACGGCTACTGTgttggtcgctattactactggggccgatataggggacaccattactactggggccattgtgggagtcgctattactactgggtctactgtggggtcactattattactggggccagtgggggacactttatccactggggccactgtgggagttactattgattttgacgtcactattactactgagtctgctgtgggggtcactattactactggggccagtgggggACACTTTATCTACTGGGGAcactttgggagtcactattgattttgaggccactgtgggggtcgctattactactggggctactgtgggggccctGTACGTTTTGTAACACTTGTGATGAGAATCATACAtcggataagccccaccccctgaccacacccctttgtcctggtTTGACCCTTGGAAAAATCTGATCAACTTACACTAGCTCACTTTTATATACTGGAGGGACAGCTATATaatgaatgggggaaaaaatcactggaatggccctttaacctcttaactctagagtacgtaagtttatgtcctagctGTCATATACTTAACGGAACAGGACATAAATTAAGTCCTGTGCATGGCGGTGGTTCAGAAGCTGAGCCAACGCTATCCCACAGTCGAAGAGAAGAAGCGGCGCTGACtataaggaggaggtaagtatatgggttgggtgagtactattaatactggggctacagtgggaaataatattactactgagggagttAATTACTGGGGTTACTGGAAGGGGTAATATTATTACTTGGGttgctgagggggttactattactcaatgtatgttacggtactagtggggtgcttaggtatgcaaggcgcggggctccctgatctacacccacgccactgtcccttcctggagatatccCTGATGGTGAactcgtccaggccgccaactctaacCCTACGCTTATTAGGGGGGACAGacagggaccgcagtacctatgcaagagactactacccactagcaccgacaggaaaggcagatggtaaggtgtggctgataacagcgaggcttagcagacaaactgacagaagcaagatacaaacagaggtgGACTGGAAAacagtggctgataacagtgaggtctagcggacaaggtGACGGAAGCAGGATACCAAAACAAGGCAGACTAGCAAGCAGACTGAGGGAAGgacacaaagtaccagggccagattaccagcagatCAGAGTAGCTGAACTAcacagcagacactgaaaactgaaaataaaagcaaggtctagcagacaggcctggcagataacagaaagtaaagcagacaatagcaaggtccaACAGACAAGAAAATTAGAACAGAACAATAATTGGCAACTtccaggcagcatgagctggatcttataggaaggcgggaggagccgataggtaaatagacctgtcaatcaccagcacactcctcagacacatagcaggataATTAACCTGACTAGGAGGCAcgggagatgttaaccctggcttgtctggacagaacgaggtgtgctggcaaaataaactgagctgacaggcgtaacaatGATTTAACAGGAGTGCTTTTAGGCGTCATGCTATTTGTATCCGTACTGGAGGCATTGACCCGGATGGGACGGAGTGACGATCTGGAAGACTTCCATTATCAAGACACAGATTCTGATGTTCCAGAGCACAGGGAGAACAGAGTCAAGGTGAAATGGACGCATGAGGAGGATGAAACGCTGCGAGCCTTGGTGAAAAAGTATGGGCAGGGTGAATGGAAACACATAGCCAGCCTCATGCCTACACGGACAGAGCAACAATGTCAGCACAGATGGCACCGTGTTCTTCATCCTGACCGCGTCAAAGGACCCTGGACTAAGGAAGAAGATGAGAAGGTTATTGAGCTGGTGAAAAAGTATGGAACCAAGCACTGGACACTCATTGCAAAGCAGCTCAGGGGAAGGTTGGGTAAACAGTGCCGCGAGCGCTGGCATAACCACCTCAATCCTGAGGTGAAGAAGTCCTCATGGACTGAAGAGGAGGATCGCATTATTTGTCAAGCACACAAACTGCTAGGCAATCGCTGGGCAGAAATAGCAAAGCTGTTGCCTGGACGGACAGACAATGCAGTGAAAAACCACTGGAATTCAACTATCAAGCGAAAGGTAGAGACAGGAGGCTATCTGAATGGAATGAAGAGCAGCATCTCAGTggggaaggaagaaaaggaagactTTGGTTATCCAGCTGCTTTAGAAGAGAAAGAACCGTCAAAGGTAGAGACTGTAGAAAATGGCCTCAACTCTGACATAGTGGAAGTGAAAATAGTTGAGGTAAAGTCTGAGGAACTGAGTGATGGTGAGGACGAAGAGAGCGCGGGGTCCAGCCCTTCATCTGCCGTTGCCTCTGTGAGTTCTGCCCCAGAGAAATGGATGGTGGAGTATGTAAACTATCTGGTGCCAAGCAATGACATGGAGTCGGATGCTGAAGGTTGGTGTGACAT is a window of Eleutherodactylus coqui strain aEleCoq1 chromosome 4, aEleCoq1.hap1, whole genome shotgun sequence DNA encoding:
- the LOC136624885 gene encoding myb-related protein B-like; protein product: MGRSDDLEDFHYQDTDSDVPEHRENRVKVKWTHEEDETLRALVKKYGQGEWKHIASLMPTRTEQQCQHRWHRVLHPDRVKGPWTKEEDEKVIELVKKYGTKHWTLIAKQLRGRLGKQCRERWHNHLNPEVKKSSWTEEEDRIICQAHKLLGNRWAEIAKLLPGRTDNAVKNHWNSTIKRKVETGGYLNGMKSSISVGKEEKEDFGYPAALEEKEPSKVETVENGLNSDIVEVKIVEVKSEELSDGEDEESAGSSPSSAVASVSSAPEKWMVEYVNYLVPSNDMESDAEGWCDITSFDLAEESAVTDVGSPNSSTKPLPTNITEYRLDGHTLSDLSKGSKGELIPISPRTQSGFGTPPSLLKQHKKRKITLSPVTESMANNSASSTDTNSMTPKSTPVK